The nucleotide sequence CTCACCGGGTCGCGGGGCCGAGCGCAGAGGAGGATCGATGCCGACGGACGAGCACTCCCGCTACGAGCGAACGCCCATTCCCGAGGAACCCGCGCGCGACCGCGCCGCGAGCTTCATCGAGATCCGGCACCCGTACCTCCCGGACGATGCGGTCCTCGAGGCCCAGCGTTGCCTACAATGCGCGATGCCGTACTGTGTGCAAGCTTGCCCCATCGACCAGGATGCGCGCGGGTACATCCTGCGGATCGCCGAACGCAAGTTCGACGAGGCCGCCCTCGTGGTCCTGCGGGAGAACCCTCTCGGAACGACCCTGTGCAAGGTCTGCTACCACTTCTGCGAGGATGCCTGCATCATGCACGAGCGGGGCGTCCCGATCGCGATCCGTCAGCTCAAGCGGGCGGCGATGGAGCTGGGAAAGTCGGACCTGTACTACGTTCCCAGCGCCCTGCGCGAGGAGCGTGTGGCGATCATCGGCGCGGGACCGGCGGGATTGATGGCCGCGTGGGAGCTCGGGCTGCGCGGATACCGCGTCACCGTGTTCGAACAGCAGCCGTACATCGGCGGGCAGGTCGGCGAGATCCCGAAGTACCACATGGACGGCTACGAAATCGAGGTGGACGCGGGGCGGTTCCGGGACCTTCCTGTGACCTTCGTCATGGGGAAGAGGATCGGAACGGATGTGACGATCGAGAGCCTGCACGCCGAAGGGTACTCGGCGATCTATCTCGCGGTCGGCACCTCCGACCACAAGGCGCTCGGCATTCCCGGTGAATCCCTGCCGGAGGTGTACGGGGCCATCGATCTTCTCAAGGATGTGAACAAAGGCCCACCGGTCTCGGTCGGTGCGCACGTCGTCGTGATCGGAGGCGGGGATGTCGCGATGGACGCCGTGCGCTCCGCCTTGAGGCTCCAGCCGCAGAAGGACGTGACCGTCGTGTACCGGCGGACCCGGGACAAGATGCCGGCGGGGCACGAGGAGTCCGACGAGGCGGAGGAAGAGGGGGTCCGCTTCCTCTACGAACTCAGCCCCGTGGAGATCCTGGGGACCGATCACGTGGAGGGGATCGTCGTCCGTAAGACGAAGCTCAGTGCGCCCGGCCCATCGGGTCGGCCCTCGGTCGTCCCGGTTCCAGGTTCGGAGAAGACCATCCCGTGCGACATGGTCATCGTCGCGGTCGGTGAAGCTCCCGTCCTCGCGGGGTTCCCCGACGCTCTTGATCTCCGATTCGGCGCGCAGGGCTGGCCCGAGGGCAAGAACCCGGACTCGATGACGGGGATCGAAGGGATCTTCGCCTCGGGAGGGAAATCGGTCGTGCACGCCATGGCGGCCGGGACGCGCTCCGCGAAGGGCATCGATGCCTATCTGAGCCGCAAGGCCGGACGGCCCCCGATCCCGCGCCCGGATCCTTTCGGGAAGGAAGACCCTCCCGCCCTGCCGAGGGGCTACGGGGCTCCGACCTGGACCCCGTAGCCGCTCCACCCATTCCCACCGGGATCGGCATATCGGCCGGGGCTCCTGCCTCGGTTCGTGGATCCCCGGTGCGGCTCATCTGCTCCGGCATTCGGGTGCGGGACGTCACCCGGTCGATGCGATTCTACGAATCGATCGGGTTCCGGGTCGTCAAGCGAGGATGATTCGCGCACGGCGGCAAGTACGTCCACCTCGTCGTTCCGGGCTCTACCCACCGCATCGAGCTCAACTACAACCCCCGAGGCTCAAGATTCGCCGATCTCCATGGGAGCTGGGGTTCGGTTTCGCGCCCTTATCCGCCCGTTCGCTATCCGTTTCGTCGAGGACGTTCATGAAGTGGGTGACCCGAGAGAAGGCCCGAGTCGATCGAATCGCATGCCCGTGGCTGATCCGAAAGTTCATCGATCCTCGAGCGGAGTTCCTCTACGTTCCGAAGGAGAAGGTCGCGGAAGTGGCCGCGAGGGAAGGCGCCACCCCGTTCGACGTGCCGGGGGTGGAACTTCACCACTACGAGGAGGGCGGAAAGGAGTACGTGAGCTTCGATGCGATCATCCGGAAGTACAAGCTGACG is from Thermoplasmata archaeon and encodes:
- a CDS encoding FAD-dependent oxidoreductase is translated as MPTDEHSRYERTPIPEEPARDRAASFIEIRHPYLPDDAVLEAQRCLQCAMPYCVQACPIDQDARGYILRIAERKFDEAALVVLRENPLGTTLCKVCYHFCEDACIMHERGVPIAIRQLKRAAMELGKSDLYYVPSALREERVAIIGAGPAGLMAAWELGLRGYRVTVFEQQPYIGGQVGEIPKYHMDGYEIEVDAGRFRDLPVTFVMGKRIGTDVTIESLHAEGYSAIYLAVGTSDHKALGIPGESLPEVYGAIDLLKDVNKGPPVSVGAHVVVIGGGDVAMDAVRSALRLQPQKDVTVVYRRTRDKMPAGHEESDEAEEEGVRFLYELSPVEILGTDHVEGIVVRKTKLSAPGPSGRPSVVPVPGSEKTIPCDMVIVAVGEAPVLAGFPDALDLRFGAQGWPEGKNPDSMTGIEGIFASGGKSVVHAMAAGTRSAKGIDAYLSRKAGRPPIPRPDPFGKEDPPALPRGYGAPTWTP
- a CDS encoding VOC family protein, with the protein product MRLICSGIRVRDVTRSMRFYESIGFRVVKRG
- a CDS encoding chromate resistance protein ChrB domain-containing protein; translated protein: MKWVTREKARVDRIACPWLIRKFIDPRAEFLYVPKEKVAEVAAREGATPFDVPGVELHHYEEGGKEYVSFDAIIRKYKLTDPALLELAKIVRVADGGFGQEPEAAGLEAAATGFRMLAHDDLENQRLQFPLYDALYTYCQWKVDHGGTLEHTGAPSTP